A DNA window from Amphiprion ocellaris isolate individual 3 ecotype Okinawa chromosome 8, ASM2253959v1, whole genome shotgun sequence contains the following coding sequences:
- the taf13 gene encoding transcription initiation factor TFIID subunit 13, with product MADEEDEPGFDEELDDGTSGVDVGHGRRKRLFSKELRCMMYGFGDDQNPYTESVDILEDLVIEFITEMTHKAMSIGRQGRVQVEDIVFLIRKDPRKFARVKDLLTMNEELKRARKAFDEANYGS from the coding sequence ATGGCGGACGAGGAGGACGAACCCGGTTTCGACGAGGAGCTGGACGACGGAACCAGCGGGGTGGACGTGGGCCACGGCAGGAGGAAGAGGCTCTTCTCCAAGGAGCTCCGGTGCATGATGTACGGCTTCGGGGACGACCAGAACCCGTACACGGAGTCCGTGGACATCCTGGAGGACCTGGTGATCGAGTTCATCACGGAGATGACCCACAAAGCCATGTCCATCGGACGCCAGGGCCGCGTCCAGGTGGAGGACATCGTGTTTCTGATCCGTAAGGACCCCCGGAAGTTCGCCAGAGTCAAAGACCTGCTGACCATGAACGAGGAGCTGAAGAGAGCCAGGAAAGCCTTCGACGAAGCCAATTATGGCTCCTAA
- the tnnc2.2 gene encoding troponin C, skeletal muscle: protein MTDAQQEARSYLSEEMLAEFKAAFDMFDTDGGGDISTKELGTVMRMLGQNPTREELDEIIEEVDEDGSGTIDFEEFLVMMVRLLKEDQAGKSEEELAECFRVFDKNGDGYIDRDEFALIIRSTGESISEEEIDELLKDGDKNADGMLDFDEFLKMMENVQ, encoded by the exons ATG ACTGACGCGCAACAAGAGGCCCGCTCCTACCTGAGCGAGGAAATGTTGGCTG AGTTCAAAGCCGCCTTCGACATGTTCGACACCGACGGTGGCGGTGATATCAGCACCAAGGAGTTGGGTACCGTGATGAGAATGTTGGGTCAGAACCCGACAAGAGAGGAGTTGGATGAGATCATCGAGGAGGTCGATGAGGACG GTAGCGGTACCATCGACTTCGAGGAGTTCTTGGTCATGATGGTGAGGCTGCTAAAGGAGGACCAGGCCGGCAAGAGCGAGGAAGAGTTGGCAGAGTGCTTCCGTGTGTTCGACAA GAACGGTGACGGCTACATCGACAGAGACGAGTTCGCCCTCATCATCCGCAGCACCGGTGAGTCCATCTCAGAGGAGGAGATCGACGAGCTGCTGAAGGATGGAGACAAAAACGCCGACGGCATGCTGGACTTTGACG AATTCCTCAAGATGATGGAGAATGTGCAGTAA